Proteins encoded in a region of the Poecile atricapillus isolate bPoeAtr1 chromosome 26, bPoeAtr1.hap1, whole genome shotgun sequence genome:
- the LOC131588556 gene encoding class I histocompatibility antigen, F10 alpha chain-like isoform X1: MGPALPLGLLLELQGILGDPGGPTRVLHSLRYLSVAVSEPSPGVPQFMILGFVDGIPFTRYDSERGRMEPQTRWIEERAEPGYWESQTQICQVNQHVDVRSLETLRHRYNQSGGLHTMQWLYGCDLLSDGSVRGSRRYGYDGRDFLSFELGSKSFVAADDAAEITRRRWEDENVAERLENYLGHVCPEWLEKYIGYGWKELERKVVPDVHVSGKEEHGTLILSCHVYGFYPNTIAVNWMKGGEIWDQETEWGGIVPNSDGTFHTWARIEALPEEWEQYRCRVEHPGMLEPGIFTWEPTSGMNLAVVIAVSVIAAILVLVLIGFGVWRLQSRRRDRNGYNPPAGRDMEMNG; this comes from the exons ATGGGTCCAGCGCTGCCTCTGGGGCTCCTCTTGGAGCTGCAGGGGATCCTGGGGGACCCGGGCGGCCCGACAAGAG ttctccatTCCCTGCGTTACCTGTCTGTGGCGGTGTCAGAGCCCAGCCCGGGGGTCCCCCAGTTCATGATCTTGGGGTTCGTGGACGGGATCCCCTTCACGCGCTACGACAGCGAGCGGGGCCGGATGGAGCCACAGACGCGGTGGATAGAGGAGAGAGCTGAGCCGGGATATTGGGAGAGCCAGACCCAGATCTGTCAGGTGAACCAGCACGTGGATGTCAGGAGCCTGGAGACGCTGCGGCACCGGTACAACCAGAGCGGGG GTCTGCACACCATGCAGTGGCTTTATGGCTGTGACCTCCTGTCCGACGGGAGCGTCCGCGGATCCCGGCGGTACGGCTACGACGGGCGGGATTTCCTCTCCTTCGAGCTGGGATCCAAGAGCTTCGTGGCGGCCGACGACGCTGCTGAGATCACACGGAGGCGCTGGGAAGATGAGAACGTGGCTGAGAGGCTGGAGAATTACCTGGGACACGTCTGCCCGGAATGGCTCGAGAAATACATCGGATACGGGTGGAAAGAGCTGGAGCGCAAAG TGGTCCCTGACGTCCATGTGTCCGGAAAAGAGGAACACGGGACACTGATCCTGTCCTGCCACGTGTACGGATTCTATCCCAACACCATCGCAGTCAACTGGATGAAGGGGGGTGAAATCTGGGATCAGGAGACGGAGTGGGGTGGGATCGTTCCCAACAGCGACGGCACCTTCCACACCTGGGCCAGGATCGAGGCGCTGCCGGAGGAGTGGGAGCAGTACCGGTGCCGGGTGGAGCATCCCGGAATGCTGGAACCCGGGATCTTCACTTGGG AGCCGACATCTGGCATGAATCTCGCCGTGGTGATCGCTGTGTCCGTCATCGCTGCCATCCTCGTCCTTGTCCTCATTGGATTCGGTGTCTGGAGGCTCCAATCCA ggaggagggacaggaatGGATACAACCCACCAGCCG GAAGGGACATGGAAATGAATGGCTGA
- the LOC131588556 gene encoding class I histocompatibility antigen, F10 alpha chain-like isoform X2: MRMLRGFLHSLRYLSVAVSEPSPGVPQFMILGFVDGIPFTRYDSERGRMEPQTRWIEERAEPGYWESQTQICQVNQHVDVRSLETLRHRYNQSGGLHTMQWLYGCDLLSDGSVRGSRRYGYDGRDFLSFELGSKSFVAADDAAEITRRRWEDENVAERLENYLGHVCPEWLEKYIGYGWKELERKVVPDVHVSGKEEHGTLILSCHVYGFYPNTIAVNWMKGGEIWDQETEWGGIVPNSDGTFHTWARIEALPEEWEQYRCRVEHPGMLEPGIFTWEPTSGMNLAVVIAVSVIAAILVLVLIGFGVWRLQSRRRDRNGYNPPAGRDMEMNG, translated from the exons atgaggatgctcagaggct ttctccatTCCCTGCGTTACCTGTCTGTGGCGGTGTCAGAGCCCAGCCCGGGGGTCCCCCAGTTCATGATCTTGGGGTTCGTGGACGGGATCCCCTTCACGCGCTACGACAGCGAGCGGGGCCGGATGGAGCCACAGACGCGGTGGATAGAGGAGAGAGCTGAGCCGGGATATTGGGAGAGCCAGACCCAGATCTGTCAGGTGAACCAGCACGTGGATGTCAGGAGCCTGGAGACGCTGCGGCACCGGTACAACCAGAGCGGGG GTCTGCACACCATGCAGTGGCTTTATGGCTGTGACCTCCTGTCCGACGGGAGCGTCCGCGGATCCCGGCGGTACGGCTACGACGGGCGGGATTTCCTCTCCTTCGAGCTGGGATCCAAGAGCTTCGTGGCGGCCGACGACGCTGCTGAGATCACACGGAGGCGCTGGGAAGATGAGAACGTGGCTGAGAGGCTGGAGAATTACCTGGGACACGTCTGCCCGGAATGGCTCGAGAAATACATCGGATACGGGTGGAAAGAGCTGGAGCGCAAAG TGGTCCCTGACGTCCATGTGTCCGGAAAAGAGGAACACGGGACACTGATCCTGTCCTGCCACGTGTACGGATTCTATCCCAACACCATCGCAGTCAACTGGATGAAGGGGGGTGAAATCTGGGATCAGGAGACGGAGTGGGGTGGGATCGTTCCCAACAGCGACGGCACCTTCCACACCTGGGCCAGGATCGAGGCGCTGCCGGAGGAGTGGGAGCAGTACCGGTGCCGGGTGGAGCATCCCGGAATGCTGGAACCCGGGATCTTCACTTGGG AGCCGACATCTGGCATGAATCTCGCCGTGGTGATCGCTGTGTCCGTCATCGCTGCCATCCTCGTCCTTGTCCTCATTGGATTCGGTGTCTGGAGGCTCCAATCCA ggaggagggacaggaatGGATACAACCCACCAGCCG GAAGGGACATGGAAATGAATGGCTGA